The Candidatus Sysuiplasma acidicola genomic sequence CTCCCATGCGAACGTGAAGAATGAAATGTTTCCCTTCCTACAGAGATCTTTCAGGACATCAAATACATTCGCCGAATCAATGACCTCCAAGCTCGGTCTCACCGAGGAAGACCTTTCGTCCCTGCTGGAATCCGAGGAGGACAGCGAGGTCATACGGCGGCTCTCTGCATTTGCAAAGGAGAAAAGCTGAGATCTGACCCGCGTGCGCAGATGTATTGATGGTATTTAGGGGCCAGTTGTTTTGGCACAAGCACATGATCCGGCCCAAGCCAAGTCGCGGACTGCTCCTGCACGTCGGGGTAAAAATTGGGCCCCTCCTAGTGCCAGGCGAAAATTCGTCACTATGCTTAAATACTCGTAACAGTTTGAATGGAGTGCTAAATCGTTTTTCTTCGGATCGACAGGGGATTGTCGGATGGACATTTCAGAATTAAAAAAAGGTACAACAACGATAGGGATTGCATGCAAGGACGGTGCCATTCTGGCCTCAGAGACCAGGGCAACGATGGGCAATCTGATTGCTCACAAGCATGCAGACAAAATTTACAGACTCGACAATAATCTCGGCATGACAACGGCCGGACTGGTCGGCGACGATCAGTCTATCGCACGTTACGTCCGGGCTGAAGCTGAGCTGCACAGATTGAAGACTGGTTCGTACATGTCACCCAAGAGCGCGGCAACCATGACTGCCAATATACTCCAATCGAACAGATTCATGCCATTTTTCGTTGGGTTGATAGTTGGCGGAGTGGACGCCAACCAACGAGCGAGCGTTTACGGTCTCGACGCAGCGGGCGGCATGACTGATGATGTATACGTGTCCATCGGCTCAGGATCTCCATTTGCGCTTGGCGTTCTGGAGGATCATTTCGAAGCAGGTATGTCAGTCACAGAGGCAACAGATATCGCTATACGATCTCTGCATGCCGCAATGGAAAGAGATTCTGCCAGCGGCGGTAATGCCGTTGTGGTCAATATAACCGCAAAAGGTTATGTCAAACTAGAGGAGAAGGAGATAGAAAAAAGATGGACAAAGATACTCAAATCGGCCTAATTCAAACCCTCTTCCCGGATAACCCCTAATTCTCTGTGATTTTGATATTCATTCAACCAATTTAACAGATAAAGCTACAAAGAAGGCAAGTGTCAAATGAGTCTGGAAAAAGTACTCGACGACGTCAAGGAAACAGTAAGAAAAATAATTCCATCTGAGGTGGAAGTTACAAACATAGACTTCGAAGCGTCTGTTGTTGTGATATACATCAAGAATTTCGAGGCATATTCGCAGAATTCTGATATTGTACGGCAGCTCGCACAGGCGCTGAAAAGGCGCGTGGACATCAGACCGGACCCGTCTCTGCTTGCAAACAAGGATGACGCTGAGAAGAAGATTAGGGAAATCATTCCAGACGAAGCTCAGGTAACCGATATATTTTTCGACGATGAGACCGGCGAAGTCATCATCGAGGCGATAAGCCCTGGCGTTGTCATAGGCAAACAGGGTGCAGTACTCAACGAAATCAAGAGAGAAATAGGTTGGGCAACGAAGGTTGTCAGGGCGCCGCCTATCCCATCCAAGACAATCGGCGATATACGGACGTACATGCGCAGCATCGCCAACGACAGAAAGGACTTTCTGCGTAAGGTCGGAAAGCGTCTGTACAGGACAAGAATGGATGGTGATACCTGGATACGCATCACGTCACTTGGCGGTTTCAGGGAAGTAGGTCGGAGTTCCACACTCCTTAGCACCAGGGAGAGCAAAGTTCTGATAGACTGCGGGCTCGGGACCTCAGACCAGGACAGCGGCGGTCCAAATGTTCCCGCCCCTTATCTCAATGCACCGGAGCTGCAGCCTATAGAATCGATTGATGCCGTAGTAATAACGCATGCACACCTCGATCACACGGGCCTTCTGCCCGCACTCTTCAAATACGGTTATGACGGACCAGTCTACTGTACTCCCCCCACAAGGGACATGATGTCCATGCTTCAGCTCGATATGATCAAAGTGGCATTCGGAGAGGGCAAAAAACCACCTTACGAGTCGTCACACATACGCAAGGAAGTTGCAAATTGCATCACGCTGAAGTACGGCGAAACAACGGACATTGCGCCGGACATAAGGCTCACGTTCCAGAATGCTGGTCACATTCTGGGCTCGGCCGTTTCGCATTTCCACATTGGGGACGGGCTGTATAACATAGCGTTCAGCGGAGACATAAAATTTGAGAAAACATGGCTGTTCAATCCGGCAAACAACAAATTTCCAAGGCTAGAGGCACTTGTCATGGAGTCCACCTACGGCGGATACCGTGACATCCAGGCATCGAGGCAGGAGGCATCTGTCGGCCTGAAGAACATAATAGAGAGGGTGCTTGCAAGAAACGGAAAGGTGATCATTCCAGTCTTTGCTGTCGGCCGTTCGCAGGAGATAATGCTGGTGCTCGAGGAACTGATGCGGACCGGGCAGGTGCCAACTATTCCGGTGTGGCTGGATGGTATGATATGGGAGGCTACAGCTATTCATACAGCCTATCCAGAGTACCTTAACAGTCAGCTGAGGACGCAGATTTTCCAGAATGGCGAGAATCCATTCCTGTCGCCTATCTTCAGACGAGTGGACAGCAGCGAAACAAGGGCACGCATCATAAGCGATCCGGAGCCCTGCATAGTGCTCGCCACTTCCGGCATGATGAACGGCGGACCCGTGCTTGAGTACATGAAGCACTGGGCGGATGATCAGAACAACACGCTGATTTTTGTCGGCTACCAGGCCGAGGGTACCCTTGGCAGAAAAATACAGCGCGGCATTAAGGAACTTCAGATGAGCGAGAGGGGTCAACAGATAATGGTTCCAGTCACCCTGAACACCGAAACGGTTGACGGCTTCAGCGGTCATTCGGACAGGAGGCAGCTTCTCAATTTTGTGGCCGGAATGGAGCCGAAACCATCCAGAATATTCTTGGGCCACGGAGAGGAATACAAATGCCTTGAACTCGCGAGTACGATACATAAAAAGTTTGGCATAGATACCAAGGCGCCAATGAATCTGGAGACCGTGAGGCTGAAGTAGCTGTAATGCGCCGACTTCCGGCCAGATCCCTCAGGCCGGTGTCCTGTTATTCTCGGATATGGTGTTATAACGTATTTCCTCTTCTGCCTGCCGTTCAAGTCCGGGAAGCCACCTCACAACACCATTCCGGACCAGGAGAACAACTCTGGAATCTCTTCTCTCGCTCTGTATTTCGTAATTTCCCAGCTTTTCGCCAAGCTTCACTGTAAATTTACGTATCTCTTCGTGCGAAGGCATGTTCTTTATCGACAGTCTCTCTCTGGAGTATCCAACATGGACGTATCCCTTCGACTCTATGAAATGCGGTTGAGCTATGCTGTCGAGTTTCGCATAAATATCTTCGAAACCTAGCGTCCAGTCCCGGACGAGCGTGTGCCTTATCACTTTTCTGGTATCAAGAGAGGGAAGTATGGTTAGGGTCTCCATCAGTTGTTCCCAGGCATTTGACCTAATCGGGGCGCAAATCTTTGTGAAAATTTCTTTAGTCGGAGCAGCTACAGTGACATACAGTTGCGTTGGCAAAGGATCCAGATTCCTTAACACCTGAGGATTCGTTCCATTTGTAACGAGAAATGTAGTCATGCCGTTTCTGTGACAGAGATCGATATATTCTCCAAGCCTAGAGTATGCGGTCGGTTCTCCAGTCA encodes the following:
- a CDS encoding beta-CASP ribonuclease aCPSF1, whose protein sequence is MSLEKVLDDVKETVRKIIPSEVEVTNIDFEASVVVIYIKNFEAYSQNSDIVRQLAQALKRRVDIRPDPSLLANKDDAEKKIREIIPDEAQVTDIFFDDETGEVIIEAISPGVVIGKQGAVLNEIKREIGWATKVVRAPPIPSKTIGDIRTYMRSIANDRKDFLRKVGKRLYRTRMDGDTWIRITSLGGFREVGRSSTLLSTRESKVLIDCGLGTSDQDSGGPNVPAPYLNAPELQPIESIDAVVITHAHLDHTGLLPALFKYGYDGPVYCTPPTRDMMSMLQLDMIKVAFGEGKKPPYESSHIRKEVANCITLKYGETTDIAPDIRLTFQNAGHILGSAVSHFHIGDGLYNIAFSGDIKFEKTWLFNPANNKFPRLEALVMESTYGGYRDIQASRQEASVGLKNIIERVLARNGKVIIPVFAVGRSQEIMLVLEELMRTGQVPTIPVWLDGMIWEATAIHTAYPEYLNSQLRTQIFQNGENPFLSPIFRRVDSSETRARIISDPEPCIVLATSGMMNGGPVLEYMKHWADDQNNTLIFVGYQAEGTLGRKIQRGIKELQMSERGQQIMVPVTLNTETVDGFSGHSDRRQLLNFVAGMEPKPSRIFLGHGEEYKCLELASTIHKKFGIDTKAPMNLETVRLK
- the psmB gene encoding archaeal proteasome endopeptidase complex subunit beta, whose translation is MDISELKKGTTTIGIACKDGAILASETRATMGNLIAHKHADKIYRLDNNLGMTTAGLVGDDQSIARYVRAEAELHRLKTGSYMSPKSAATMTANILQSNRFMPFFVGLIVGGVDANQRASVYGLDAAGGMTDDVYVSIGSGSPFALGVLEDHFEAGMSVTEATDIAIRSLHAAMERDSASGGNAVVVNITAKGYVKLEEKEIEKRWTKILKSA
- the twy1 gene encoding 4-demethylwyosine synthase TYW1 is translated as MDLQRKAVLEKQHYRVVGEHSAVKVCHWTRESMVHDRGCYKQSFYGIESHRCMQMTPAVNQCSENCQFCWRFQDFEEDHIEVEDDPSFILENAIEAQKKLLSGYKGDPRCSGEKWEEASSPKHVAISLTGEPTAYSRLGEYIDLCHRNGMTTFLVTNGTNPQVLRNLDPLPTQLYVTVAAPTKEIFTKICAPIRSNAWEQLMETLTILPSLDTRKVIRHTLVRDWTLGFEDIYAKLDSIAQPHFIESKGYVHVGYSRERLSIKNMPSHEEIRKFTVKLGEKLGNYEIQSERRDSRVVLLVRNGVVRWLPGLERQAEEEIRYNTISENNRTPA